The following are encoded together in the Lactuca sativa cultivar Salinas chromosome 1, Lsat_Salinas_v11, whole genome shotgun sequence genome:
- the LOC122195520 gene encoding secreted RxLR effector protein 161-like — protein sequence MDECNLTLVPMDSNMKFSKNIEEEDTDITEYQSLVGRLRYLLKKIPDRIQLALQAGICKLQKRSHMEEIKEIFRYVKGTLSYGIRYTHRKPLELVGYNDSSHNIDHDVGRSTIGHVFYLKRSSLTWCSQKQETVAFSS from the coding sequence ATGGACGAGTGCAATCTAACACTAGTTCCTATGGACTCTAATATGAAATTCTCAAAGAATATTGAAGAAGAAGACACAGACATCACAGAATATCAAAGTCTTGTGGGAAGACTAAGGTATTTACTGAAGAAAATACCTGATCGTATTCAGTTGGCATTACAAGCAGGTATATGCAAACTCCAAAAAAGGTCTCACATGGAAGAAATAAAGGAAATTTTTAGGTATGTAAAAGGAACTTTGAGTTATGGGATAAGGTATACTcataggaaaccattggaattagTGGGATACAATGATAGTAGTCACAATATCGATCATGATGTTGGAAGGAGCACAATTGGACATGTTTTCTATCTTAAAAGGTCATCTCTGACTTGGTGTTCACAGAAACAAGAAACGGTCGCGTTTTCTTCATGA